In one window of Brassica rapa cultivar Chiifu-401-42 chromosome A07, CAAS_Brap_v3.01, whole genome shotgun sequence DNA:
- the LOC103831802 gene encoding uncharacterized protein LOC103831802 isoform X3, whose translation MWWWSSSSKGRSNLERFLLGVTPKPPSFSLPQGKEETEYFRLGDLWDCYDELSAYGFESQVDLNNGETVMQYYVPYLSAIQIHTNKPALMSRSLNEVVLESESSECWSDSESEKLLSRSMSNDSSKTWDAVSEDSVFDPDGTVLLRDRLGYLDFKYIERDPPYKRVPLTDKINELAEKYPGLMTLRSVDMSPASWMAVAWYPIYHIPSCKNEKDLTTGFLTYHTLSSSFQDKVVEGDSSNNKVMEETECCVVNKRIPLPPFGLAAYKMQGDLWGKTGFDQDRLVYLQSAADSWLKQLNVDHHDYNFFINSNF comes from the exons ATGTGGTGGTGGTCTTCTTCATCAAAAGGCCGTTCAAATCTGGAGAGGTTTCTCTTAGGAGTCACTCCCAAGCCTCCTTCATTCTCTCTTcctcag GGGAAGGAGGAGACGGAATACTTCAGGCTCGGTGATCTTTGGGATTGTTACGATGAACTGAGCGCATATGGTTTTGAATCACAAGTTGATCTAAACAATGGTGAAACCGTTATGCAGTATTATGTCCCGTATCTGTCTGCCATCCAAATCCACACTAACAAACCCGCTTTGATGTCCAG GAGCTTGAATGAGGTTGTTCTTGAGTCTGAGAGTAGTGAGTGTTGGAGTGATAGTGAGAGCGAGAAGTTGTTGTCAAGATCCATGAGCAATGATTCTAGCAAAACATGGGATGCTGTCTCTGAAGATTCGGTGTTTGATCCAGATGGTACAGTATTGTTGCGAGATAGACTTGGTTACCTTGACTTTAAATACATCGAAAGAGATCCTCCTTACAAGCGAGTTCCCTTAACCGACAAG ATAAACGAGCTGGCTGAGAAATATCCGGGACTGATGACCTTAAGGAGTGTCGATATGTCTCCTGCTAGTTGGATGGCTGTTGCGTG GTACCCGATATATCACATCCCAAGCTGCAAGAACGAGAAGGACTTGACGACAGGCTTTTTAACTTATCATACTTTGTCTTCTTCGTTTCAAG ATAAAGTGGTGGAAGGAGATTCTAGTAACAACAAAGTAATGGAAGAAACTGAGTGTTGTGTTGTAAACAAGAGAATCCCATTGCCTCCGTTTGGTTTAGCTGCTTATAAAATGCAAGGAGATCTTTGGGGCAAGACAGGGTTTGACCAGGACCGGTTGGTTTACCTTCAAAGCGCTGCAGATTCATGGCTGAAACAGCTGAATGTTGACCACCATGACTATAACTTCTTCATAAACTCCAACTTTTAA
- the LOC103831800 gene encoding testis-expressed protein 2 — translation MVSFAGFAFVTGFLLGLLAVVAAEVAAFLYLVKRLNRKQESSSDPTSKGSDPPPLEPIDFNLNKQGVIWVLELDESLKEKLPKETKKRNDHVEVHPVRKFARIKDHKLILTDTDSNKTVITLKGCSVEAVSGSQLPTRKWAKRFPIQVESKTSDLYKGNRVFYIYLETSWEKESWCKALRLAASNDQERFIWSTKLKDEFRSYMASLNAAYPSFMKPSAGFSFESLDKGVKIDAPSSKVRLFWKKFSKKCSTKVTASTRPYQDSHSNGSSGKSNPARKIRDTIPEETDVGAFSRSWSHASDVDSEEKFFADEGTLAWNLLISRLFFDVKENTGLKNAVHERIQRVLSNMRIPSYIGDLICCDVKIGSLPPYIHGTRILPMEMNGVWAFELDVEYTGGAGLEVQTRVDAREEDLQIAEGKLQPNSSGDVPPEFLEGLADFEKQLSVPGGTGDGQDVKVDEPKGSKGTKAGPNNGSKWKSILKNIAEQVSQVPITLSIGVSSLRGTLRVHMKPPPSDQLWFGFTSMPEIEFDLVSSVGEHKITNSHVAMFLINRFKNGIREVMVLPNCESVTIPGMIAEKDDWVQRSVAPFMWLNQDSTSDHDSFEAKGEKPTNGEQTKKATNVPQKPRVEEEPVGAPPPASSSAGLIVESDKSLEELKTPLLESNEKVETVARGGNDGEIVPVSVQPPSRSIVPNEEVDSSFKGKKMGTRERMFDFRKKVGEKFEEKKRHMEERSRQIVEKMRGP, via the exons ATGGTTTCGTTCGCTGGCTTCGCCTTCGTCACTGGATTCTTGCTGGGCCTCCTCGCCGTCGTTGCCGCGGAAGTTGCTGCGTTCTTGTACCTCGTCAAGCGGTTGAATCGGAAGCAGGAATCGAGTTCAGATCCAACGTCGAAGGGCTCTGATCCTCCTCCTCTCGAGCCCATTGATTTCAATCTCAACAAACAG GGAGTGATTTGGGTTTTGGAGTTGGATGAGAGTTTAAAGGAGAAGTTACCAAAAGAGACAAAGAAGAGGAACGATCACGTGGAGGTGCATCCCGTTAGGAAGTTTGCTCGAATCAAAGACCATAAGCTCATCTTAACAGATACAGATAGTAACAAGACTGTTATCACTTTGAAAGGTTGCTCCGTTGAGGCTGTTTCTGGGTCTCAACTCCCCACAAGAAAATG GGCTAAGAGGTTCCCTATCCAAGTGGAGAGCAAGACTTCAGACTTATACAAAGGGAACCGTGTGTTTTACATCTACCTCGAGACTTCTTGGGAGAAGGAGTCATGGTGTAAAGCTCTCCGTCTTGCTGCTTCCAATGACCAAGAAAGGTTTATCTGGTCGACCAAACTGAAAGACGAGTTCCGGAGCTATATGGCTTCACTCAACGCTGCGTATCCTTCTTTCATGAAACCATCAGCTGGTTTTAGCTTTGAGTCATTGGACAAGGGAGTTAAGATCGATGCCCCTTCCTCAAAGGTTCGCTTGTTCTGGAAGAAGTTCTCTAAAAAGTGCTCAACCAAAGTGACAGCTTCAACACGTCCTTACCAAGACTCACATTCCAACGGTAGCTCAGGAAAGAGCAATCCAGCTAGAAAGATTCGAGATACCATCCCTGAGGAAACCGATGTGGGAGCTTTCTCACGTTCTTGGAGTCATGCTTCGGATGTAGACTCGGAAGAGAAATTTTTCGCTGATGAAGGAACCTTGGCGTGGAACTTGCTGATCTCTCGGCTGTTCTTTGATGTCAAAGAGAACACAGGGCTGAAGAATGCAGTGCACGAACGGATCCAGCGGGTGTTGTCCAACATGAGGATTCCTAGCTACATAGGAGACTTAATCTGCTGCGATGTAAAGATTGGGAGTCTCCCTCCTTATATACACGGTACAAGGATTCTTCCGATGGAGATGAATGGCGTGTGGGCGTTCGAGCTAGATGTTGAATACACTGGTGGTGCGGGACTTGAAGTTCAGACTCGAGTTGATGCTCGAGAGGAAGATCTGCAAATAGCTGAAGGAAAGCTGCAACCAAATTCTTCAGGGGATGTTCCACCAGAGTTCCTTGAAGGTCTTGCAGATTTTGAGAAGCAGTTGAGTGTCCCCGGAGGAACTGGTGATGGACAAGATGTGAAAGTTG ATGAACCAAAAGGATCAAAAGGTACAAAGGCAGGACCGAACAATGGATCTAAGTGGAAGTCTATTCTTAAGAACATCGCTGAGCAAGTCTCTCAG GTTCCAATAACTTTGTCAATAGGAGTCTCTTCGCTACGAGGGACACTGCGTGTACACATGAAACCGCCTCCATCTGATCAACTATGGTTTGGCTTTACAAGCATGCCAGAGATTGAGTTCGACCTTGTCTCATCTGTTGGTGAGCACAAAATCACAAACAGCCATGTTGCTATGTTCTTGATCAACCGTTTTAAG AACGGGATACGAGAGGTCATGGTGCTCCCTAACTGCGAAAGCGTAACCATTCCAGGGATGATAGCTGAGAAGGATGATTGGGTCCAACGCAGTGTTGCGCCATTCATGTGGCTGAATCAAGACTCAACTAGTGATCACGACAGCTTCGAAGCTAAAGGTGAGAAGCCAACGAATGGTGAACAGACGAAGAAAGCTACCAACGTTCCGCAGAAACCAAGAGTTGAGGAAGAACCTGTGGGTGCACCACCACCAGCTAGTAGCTCAGCAGGTCTTATAGTAGAGAGTGACAAATCCTTGGAGGAACTCAAGACTCCCCTTCTGGAAAGCAACGAGAAGGTAGAGACAGTAGCAAGAGGAGGCAACGACGGGGAGATTGTTCCGGTTAGTGTCCAGCCACCGTCGAGGTCTATTGTGCCAAATGAAGAGGTTGATTCGAGCTTCAAGGGAAAGAAAATGGGAACAAGGGAGAGGATGTTTGATTTTAGGAAGAAAGTTGGGGAGAAGTTTGAAGAGAAGAAGCGTCACATGGAGGAAAGAAGTAGACAGATTGTTGAGAAGATGAGAGGACCTTGA
- the LOC103831802 gene encoding uncharacterized protein LOC103831802 isoform X1, with translation MWWWSSSSKGRSNLERFLLGVTPKPPSFSLPQQQGKEETEYFRLGDLWDCYDELSAYGFESQVDLNNGETVMQYYVPYLSAIQIHTNKPALMSRSLNEVVLESESSECWSDSESEKLLSRSMSNDSSKTWDAVSEDSVFDPDGTVLLRDRLGYLDFKYIERDPPYKRVPLTDKINELAEKYPGLMTLRSVDMSPASWMAVAWYPIYHIPSCKNEKDLTTGFLTYHTLSSSFQDKVVEGDSSNNKVMEETECCVVNKRIPLPPFGLAAYKMQGDLWGKTGFDQDRLVYLQSAADSWLKQLNVDHHDYNFFINSNF, from the exons ATGTGGTGGTGGTCTTCTTCATCAAAAGGCCGTTCAAATCTGGAGAGGTTTCTCTTAGGAGTCACTCCCAAGCCTCCTTCATTCTCTCTTcctcag CAGCAGGGGAAGGAGGAGACGGAATACTTCAGGCTCGGTGATCTTTGGGATTGTTACGATGAACTGAGCGCATATGGTTTTGAATCACAAGTTGATCTAAACAATGGTGAAACCGTTATGCAGTATTATGTCCCGTATCTGTCTGCCATCCAAATCCACACTAACAAACCCGCTTTGATGTCCAG GAGCTTGAATGAGGTTGTTCTTGAGTCTGAGAGTAGTGAGTGTTGGAGTGATAGTGAGAGCGAGAAGTTGTTGTCAAGATCCATGAGCAATGATTCTAGCAAAACATGGGATGCTGTCTCTGAAGATTCGGTGTTTGATCCAGATGGTACAGTATTGTTGCGAGATAGACTTGGTTACCTTGACTTTAAATACATCGAAAGAGATCCTCCTTACAAGCGAGTTCCCTTAACCGACAAG ATAAACGAGCTGGCTGAGAAATATCCGGGACTGATGACCTTAAGGAGTGTCGATATGTCTCCTGCTAGTTGGATGGCTGTTGCGTG GTACCCGATATATCACATCCCAAGCTGCAAGAACGAGAAGGACTTGACGACAGGCTTTTTAACTTATCATACTTTGTCTTCTTCGTTTCAAG ATAAAGTGGTGGAAGGAGATTCTAGTAACAACAAAGTAATGGAAGAAACTGAGTGTTGTGTTGTAAACAAGAGAATCCCATTGCCTCCGTTTGGTTTAGCTGCTTATAAAATGCAAGGAGATCTTTGGGGCAAGACAGGGTTTGACCAGGACCGGTTGGTTTACCTTCAAAGCGCTGCAGATTCATGGCTGAAACAGCTGAATGTTGACCACCATGACTATAACTTCTTCATAAACTCCAACTTTTAA
- the LOC103831801 gene encoding aquaporin TIP3-1 translates to MAASTVRTYGFGRADEATHPDSIRATLAEFLSTFVFVFAAEGSILSLDKLYWDHAAHVGTNTPGGLVLVALAHAFALFAAVSAAINVSGGHVNPAVTFGALIGGRISAIRAIYYWIAQLLGAILACLLLRLSTNGMRPVGFSLASGVKAHNGLVLEIILTFGLVYVVYSTLIDPKRGSLGIIGPLAVGLIVGANILMGGPFSGASMNPARAFGPALVGWRWDDHWIYWVGPFIGGALAAFIYEFMVIPTEPPAHHTHQPLAPEDY, encoded by the exons ATGGCAGCATCAACTGTTAGAACGTATGGTTTCGGTAGAGCCGACGAGGCTACACACCCTGACTCCATTAGAGCCACTTTAGCTGAGTTCCTCTCCACTTTTGTCTTTGTCTTTGCAGCTGAAGGCTCCATCCTCTCTCTCG ATAAGTTGTATTGGGACCATGCGGCTCATGTTGGAACAAACACACCAGGAGGACTGGTACTAGTAGCGTTAGCTCATGCGTTTGCTCTGTTCGCTGCTGTTTCTGCAGCCATCAATGTCTCTGGTGGACACGTTAACCCGGCTGTCACTTTTGGTGCTCTTATTGGAGGCAGAATCTCTGCGATCCGTGCCATCTACTACTGGATAGCTCAGCTTCTTGGAGCCATTCTCGCTTGTCTATTGTTGAGGCTCTCCACAAACGGCATG AGACCAGTTGGCTTCAGTTTAGCATCAGGTGTTAAGGCACATAATGGACTCGTGTTGGAGATCATTTTAACATTTGGCCTAGTCTACGTCGTCTACTCCACTTTGATTGATCCAAAACGTGGAAGCCTTGGGATTATAGGACCTCTTGCAGTCGGACTCATAGTTGGTGCAAACATCTTGATGGGTGGACCGTTCTCTGGTGCCTCTATGAATCCAGCTAGAGCCTTTGGTCCAGCATTGGTTGGATGGAGATGGGACGACCATTGGATCTACTGGGTCGGACCATTCATCGGTGGTGCTTTAGCCGCCTTTATATACGAGTTCATGGTCATCCCCACCGAGCCACCTGCTCACCACACCCACCAGCCCTTAGCCCCTGAAGATTACTAG
- the LOC108869117 gene encoding CLAVATA3/ESR (CLE)-related protein 1-like: MANMKVWLCLFLICVSLERLSASRPLTNADGNKRGRMMREAEKVLKANMEKLKERGFNESMRLSPGGPDPRHH; the protein is encoded by the coding sequence ATGGCTAACATGAAAGTTTGGCTGTGTTTGTTCCTGATATGCGTTTCGTTGGAGCGGTTATCAGCATCTCGGCCGCTTACAAACGCAGACGGAAATAAACGAGGGCGTATGATGAGAGAAGCAGAAAAAGTGCTGAAAGCTAATATGGAAAAGCTAAAGGAGAGAGGTTTCAATGAGTCCATGAGACTTAGCCCTGGAGGTCCCGACCCTCGTCATCACTGA
- the LOC103831802 gene encoding uncharacterized protein LOC103831802 isoform X2, which translates to MWWWSSSSKGRSNLERFLLGVTPKPPSFSLPQQGKEETEYFRLGDLWDCYDELSAYGFESQVDLNNGETVMQYYVPYLSAIQIHTNKPALMSRSLNEVVLESESSECWSDSESEKLLSRSMSNDSSKTWDAVSEDSVFDPDGTVLLRDRLGYLDFKYIERDPPYKRVPLTDKINELAEKYPGLMTLRSVDMSPASWMAVAWYPIYHIPSCKNEKDLTTGFLTYHTLSSSFQDKVVEGDSSNNKVMEETECCVVNKRIPLPPFGLAAYKMQGDLWGKTGFDQDRLVYLQSAADSWLKQLNVDHHDYNFFINSNF; encoded by the exons ATGTGGTGGTGGTCTTCTTCATCAAAAGGCCGTTCAAATCTGGAGAGGTTTCTCTTAGGAGTCACTCCCAAGCCTCCTTCATTCTCTCTTcctcag CAGGGGAAGGAGGAGACGGAATACTTCAGGCTCGGTGATCTTTGGGATTGTTACGATGAACTGAGCGCATATGGTTTTGAATCACAAGTTGATCTAAACAATGGTGAAACCGTTATGCAGTATTATGTCCCGTATCTGTCTGCCATCCAAATCCACACTAACAAACCCGCTTTGATGTCCAG GAGCTTGAATGAGGTTGTTCTTGAGTCTGAGAGTAGTGAGTGTTGGAGTGATAGTGAGAGCGAGAAGTTGTTGTCAAGATCCATGAGCAATGATTCTAGCAAAACATGGGATGCTGTCTCTGAAGATTCGGTGTTTGATCCAGATGGTACAGTATTGTTGCGAGATAGACTTGGTTACCTTGACTTTAAATACATCGAAAGAGATCCTCCTTACAAGCGAGTTCCCTTAACCGACAAG ATAAACGAGCTGGCTGAGAAATATCCGGGACTGATGACCTTAAGGAGTGTCGATATGTCTCCTGCTAGTTGGATGGCTGTTGCGTG GTACCCGATATATCACATCCCAAGCTGCAAGAACGAGAAGGACTTGACGACAGGCTTTTTAACTTATCATACTTTGTCTTCTTCGTTTCAAG ATAAAGTGGTGGAAGGAGATTCTAGTAACAACAAAGTAATGGAAGAAACTGAGTGTTGTGTTGTAAACAAGAGAATCCCATTGCCTCCGTTTGGTTTAGCTGCTTATAAAATGCAAGGAGATCTTTGGGGCAAGACAGGGTTTGACCAGGACCGGTTGGTTTACCTTCAAAGCGCTGCAGATTCATGGCTGAAACAGCTGAATGTTGACCACCATGACTATAACTTCTTCATAAACTCCAACTTTTAA